One Mesoaciditoga lauensis cd-1655R = DSM 25116 genomic window, TGAGATCTCCTTCAATGGTTTTATTTTCCACCTAACCCTACCGATTCATACCTTATTTTAACATCAATACAGACAAACTCAGCATGCAATTTTTCAAAGATTGACAAAGGAGATGCATAACGTTAATATTTTTTGTGATATCATGATCGGTAGAACATTTTTTGAGAGAGTTTGAAATGGAGGGAAAAATGGAAAACAGCAGAAAAGATCAAAACTTTGAAATCGAAAAGTACGTTGATGCCATAAAAAAAGCGGTAAAAGAAGCGCCTGTACGAAAAGATGATTCCATAGATATCAGTGATCTGTGGGTTATCACATCTTTGCCAGTAGATTTGATCGTGGAATGCGTAAAAAACGAAAAGTTTGAGATACCGTCATACGTCAAAAAGATAACCGATAGGAAAAGAATAATCCTAAAGAACGATAATTACACTCCTTTACCAGAAGAAGAAAGAGAAAACAACCAGAATAAAAATAAAGAAGATAAGTCGGAGTGAGAGTCTTTCTCAAAGTTCATGTAATTTTTGGGCCCTATCAGACAACGTGAGTTAGCCAACGAGCAGGAGATTCAATGATTTTTAAAGTCACAAATTTTGAGAGAGATTCAGACTAGCTCATTATGTTTTACCATTCTTGTGTCAGTATCCATCTATACCTGCAAATTCTGCAGAGTATGCATTATCATATGGAACCAATGCTTTAAATTTCCAAGTTTCATGGGGCCTCAAATTATCGACTATATCGTTTGCATTTCCTACCAAATTATTCTCTTCATCATACAAATTAAACCTTATAAACACGCTAGAATAGGTATTATCCGAGCGATTTACTACCGTACCCTCAATGTATTCATTGCCGTAGTTATCTGCTGTCCAACCCCATCCTTTAGATAATTTTAGATCCTCATTAGGGTTAAGAGTGGGGGAATTATTATATTGAGCCACTGGAGGCGGTGGGGTTTTATTCTGGTAATTATCTACAAAAGATATCACAATAAATCTAAAAATCACGAAAAGCAAGACTACCAGTCCTATCGATTCAATCCAGTCTATTGTGGTTCTTTTTTTTGTATCAGGATCAGAATAAGTCTTTTCAGAAATGGTTCGGTATTGACTTTGATATTGATAAAGATTTTGCATAAACCTTTCTGCATTTAGCCTTTTAAATTCTCCCCTCTTTGCAATGTAAATCGGAAAAGCAATAATCCAGATCAACAAACAAGAAAAGAACCATCCCCACGGACCTATATCAAAAAAACCTTTAACAAGCCCTTTTCTAACTCCAATTGTTTTAGCATCAACAAGAACCCAAATCGAAGTTCCAAGGACAAGTAATCCCAGCAGTCCTATTAGCCTTATTAGCGCTAGCTCTACCAGCAACATTACAGTCACCCCCCTCTCTTCACTTTAATTTAAAGTACACTATCAAAATATGTAAAGTCACTTATAACGACTTTTCTTTTTTTTCATGTATCCCTTTTATTCAGGTGTCATTATCGCGAGCTTTTCATAACGAATCCACCATCATACAAATTTTCTGAATTTCTGATTTTGGATTTTTCCACCAATTAGTGCTCCAAATTCTATAAATGCGCCAGCCTCTGGACTCCAAATATTTTTGCCAATAATAATCACGCTCACGAGCTGATTTGGAGCTATGGTATAGTTTTCCATCGCATTCTACTCCAAGAATGTATTTATTATCTCGCTTTATTGCGAGATCAATCCTATATCCACCTATTCCAACTTGCGTTTCAACTTCATAGCCCAGGTCGGTGAGAGAATCGTAAACTTGATTTTCAAAATCGCTATCAAAAGAAATTATTGAACCATTA contains:
- a CDS encoding FxLYD domain-containing protein, translating into MLLVELALIRLIGLLGLLVLGTSIWVLVDAKTIGVRKGLVKGFFDIGPWGWFFSCLLIWIIAFPIYIAKRGEFKRLNAERFMQNLYQYQSQYRTISEKTYSDPDTKKRTTIDWIESIGLVVLLFVIFRFIVISFVDNYQNKTPPPPVAQYNNSPTLNPNEDLKLSKGWGWTADNYGNEYIEGTVVNRSDNTYSSVFIRFNLYDEENNLVGNANDIVDNLRPHETWKFKALVPYDNAYSAEFAGIDGY